The genome window CGGGCTGACCGCGCTCGACTTCGATCTCGCCGCGCGCATGCAGGCGCTGGCCTCCCGGCTCGCGTGACGGGTCACGTCGCCATCGTCACGGGGGGCACGGGCGCCCTCGGCCAGTCGATCGTCCTCCGCCTCCTCCGCGAAGGTGCCAGCGTCGCCGTCCCATGGGTCGTGGCCGAGGAATGGGCGACGCTCGAATCACGCGCGGGCGACCCGCGCCCGCGGCTTCATGGCGCCCGCGCCGACGTCACCGACGAGGCGGCCATGGCCGCCTTCCTCTCCGACGTTCTCGGCCGCCTTCAGCGCGTCGACGTGCTCGTCAACGCGGTGGGCGGCTTCGCGGGAGGCGACCTCGCCTCAACCCCATTGCCCGAATGGCGGCGGATGATGGATCTCAACCTGACCTCGGCCGTCATCGCCTCGCGCGCCGTCCTCTCGCCCATGACCGCCGCGCGCCGCGGGCGCATCGTGAACATCTCCTCGCGCGCCGTGGTGCCGCCCCTGGGCGGGTTCATCGCCTACACCGTCGCCAAGAGCGCGATCATCGCTCTCACCCAGGCCCTGGCCCAGGAAGTGCGCGGACATGGCATCACCGTCAACGCCGTGCTGCCGAGCACCATGGACACGCCGGCCAATCGCCTGGCCATGCCCGACGCCGACCGCTCGGGCTGGGTCAGCACCGACACCGTGGCCGACGTGATCGCCTATCTGGTCTCGGACGGGGCGGTCGCGGTCTCCGGCGCCTGTATACCGGTGTGACGATCTACGCTAGAATCCGCCGCATGACCGTCGCTCCCCGCGCCGCGGCCGCCCTGATCCTGGCCGCGCTTCTCGCATCAGGGTGCGCCACGGCAAGCGTCCGT of Candidatus Methylomirabilota bacterium contains these proteins:
- a CDS encoding SDR family NAD(P)-dependent oxidoreductase; translation: MTGHVAIVTGGTGALGQSIVLRLLREGASVAVPWVVAEEWATLESRAGDPRPRLHGARADVTDEAAMAAFLSDVLGRLQRVDVLVNAVGGFAGGDLASTPLPEWRRMMDLNLTSAVIASRAVLSPMTAARRGRIVNISSRAVVPPLGGFIAYTVAKSAIIALTQALAQEVRGHGITVNAVLPSTMDTPANRLAMPDADRSGWVSTDTVADVIAYLVSDGAVAVSGACIPV